The DNA sequence TTTACTTTACTTCTTTAAACCTAAATATAatgcttttttatttaatgaaattttATCTCTTCtgtaaaacaaaataaaaacaataaagaCTTTGATGAAGAGTGTGGAGGGAGAATAAAATGCTGAGTGTTACGTGATAGTGCATGCATGAGTTTTATATATATGATGAAGGATGTAAACAAAAAATGAAGGATGCAAatatgaaatgaaaagaaaaggaaaagaaactaACCATTGTTAGGTTACTTTTCAACAAATACTTTTTTATCGTTACTAGCTTGATGTTAATCCTTTTAGATTGGAGATTGATGCTTTACAACACCTTCCAGAGCCATCCCTCATTAAGTATGCACCATTCAAttctttatttccttttttttaatgATGTTTTTAGTCATTTCTTCCATCACTGTCCATGCCTCTTCCGATGCTTTTTTTTAAGGAAATTTTCAGCCGATGAATCAATCATCATCTTTGAGACTTGTCCATCATAAAAGAATTGGACTAAAAGCCATTTAGGTAGGGCATAGTGTGGATTCTTTTCTAACAGCTTCTTATACCTTTCACAAGTGTAATAATATAATGGTTCACCCTTCTCTTGAAAAAAGGTAACAATAGCTTTTTTTATTTGGTCTAAATCATCTTCTTCAGCCAACCCTTCAGTTACTTCCAAGAATGGAGTTTGAAAAACTTTCACAGAGTTGAGGAAGAATTCTTCTTCAATAACCTCCTGCACTAATAAATTAAGTTAACTTTCATATAACTTTCTGTTTCACTTGGATATTGCATGACTTTGAAGACATTGAAGATTATTTGTTTATTATGAATTCTCAATATTATCTTCCTTCTAAATATCTATGAGTGTATGCCCAATGGTTAGAAATGGTTTTCTTAAGATTATGAAAGcactcttatttttttttatgttaagaatcacaaagtctgcagaatttttttttctccttgaCCAATAAGTTTTCCACCATTCcatgaaaaaattttattgatgaGGGATATCCTTGTGGCGCAACTTCTTCATCGTGGACAGTAGcattaaattgatacttgctctTAGATTATATAGTGCTTTTTCAATGATGATTTCTCTAATAGTATATGAAATTTAAAAACTCTCAAGATCTTTCAATTTCTATGACAATTTCATTTGAATGATAGCATTGCATTCTTTGGTGAGAACTACTCTCTTATCTTCTTTTAGAGTTCTCCTCTTATtaagcaattatttcatgaacTTTGCATATAACAACTTTGCTCCAAGACTTATGCGAATAAGAtgttaatttgtaattttttgaaCACTTCCAGTGTTTTTGATATAAAAAGGAacttagttaaaaaattaaaagtaatatagaaatctaattaaaaaaaagatataaaattaaattataaatttgataaaattatagacactaacagaataattaaaccttactattaaaatttttttttggtattaaaGTTTCAAATTTTGGTCTATGAAAAATGAGCCCTTTTTGTTTTGCGCCTGATAAGGCAGTTCTATTTGGGcctattactatattattaaaTGGCCCATTATAAAGTTGCAACCAGATAGGACTAGGAAGCGGCCTAGCCTAGCCTATTAAGAACATGACCGGGCCCAAAATATTAGCACATTAAACGATGAACTCCATGAAGTTGTCGAGGCCGAAAAACAAAGGTCCATGAGCTTCCCCTGTCAGATACAGATATGTGCAATGATGTTCACACTTGAGCGCCTGCCCATTCTCATGGATGAATCATTATCAAAGTCCCCAAATACGTCATCATTTTCAGGCAAACAAACAACAATTCACTAATTACTTACACATATTTTATCGAAAGCATGCATCCAATGGAATGTATTCTCACCTTCTGGAGAATTCCTtgtctctcttctcttttaattttgtttttgtaaACGCCAAGAAATTAAATCATAACACGTTATTCCCCAATATATTCTATGCGTATTTGACCGGAAATTTGTGTTTGTCAAATAAATGAAGCACATTTTCTAAGAAAATTTGTATTAAGGAATATGGTGCCCGTagaataattagaatttatatgAAAAGGAAGGAACAAGGAgggaagaaaatagaaaatagagtTGGTAAGATCGGCAAGGCGGTGAGATTAAGGAATATAGAAGATAAAAAAGGGATCTGAAAGGCACACGTAGAAGTAATGGATGGTTAGATGGATGCAATTATGCACACGTAAAAGAAGGGAATCCATGATGATGATCATCATGAGTTATCAAACCATATATTTATGTACCAACCCACCAAAGGGAGGGTGGAATatatgaaattatgaatataaCCACCTAAGTAGTACTTATCTATGTATCATTTCCATATGGGTAGCAAATGAAATCATTACTCACCGCAAAATATGCATCCCCATCCCTCTTTGTTTTTTTCACTAACCTAATAATCATTCTATTCAAGTGAACCCACTCTAATCCCCCTCTATTACTAACTCCTCCTTTTTAAGTCTCTCATTAATCATGACACTCCTTAACATACAAAGCTTCCCAactttatcatttttttcttttcattatacATACCATACCATAGTTCCCATTATGTTTGTTAGAATAAAGATGAAAAAAAAGTTCCATATGTGATGAATTAAAGTTTCACTAATCAGCTTCTATATTCATTATTCAAGAAGATCAATGAAATGACAAGACAATGAAGAGAAATATCTTCGAAATTATaaagcttttttttttattttggagaGGTTTCATCCATTTGGGAAATTTTTAAGTATTTGGTGAAGGAGTACTGCTACCTACAAATACCCATCTTCTAAGTCAcgatttttttacaaaaatagaCTAGCCAACAACAGTCATCCACTTAATTACTAATTATTATAAAGACATATATGTTAATACAATGATGATATTGCACTGTATTAGTCTAAAATtcattatatttaatttgtagtATAATTTCTATGATAATACCGCATTAGTCCAAATAATTGTTTATTAAGTGGCTTAAAAGTGAAAATTCCAATGGGAGAGAGATTTGAAACCATAGGAGTCCCTATGTTTTGAATTTGCCTAACATAAagtataaaataagaaatttaaaaaaatggatGAAATAATGATAGATGATTAAAGAAGCGAGTCAAAAGGCGTGGGGAGGCATAATGACTACCCCTTGGCGCAAAGGCACTTATGAGGAATGAGTAGTAGTGGAGGGTATTTGGGTAAAAACACGTGACGATGGAAAAAAGGTGTGACTGTGTGGCACTGGCCTGCATTCTGTTGTGCTGTGTTGGTTGGTGATCGTACTGAATTTGCATATATGCAATTATTCAGTGCTCAAATTCATTCCAATTCTCAGACTCTTCTTCAGTCGTACATATTTTCAAAGTTACATTCACGTTTTTGCATGGAATTGGAATCCCACAAGGCTAAGCCAATTTACTGGGCgattttaaaaatagttaaaaaataattaaggaGGGAGGGGGATAAAGTAAAGTGAATAGTTGATAAGAAAGGAAAATGCGGAGTGAGTGAGTGAGAGGATAAAGTGGGCGCACGGGTGAGCCGAGGCTTATAACTGCGCtgtttttcttctcttccaaCGTGGAAATTCCTTCCATACTCAGAACACGCGGACCTCTCTGGTTATGGgttagagagagaagagagagagaggggggttTCAGAGACACAGAACtgcagaaaaagaagaagaagaaggaagaagagggaGGCTGCCATGCTGAGGCACCTAATCGCTCACCTGCACCAGCTCCTTCACACATCTTCAACCACTTCCCCAACGTCTCCTTCATCTTCCTTCATCCTTCAGTCTTCTTCTCTTCACAATCATCCCAGGtatctctctttctctttctctttctctttctctttctcttagATCTATTTCCATTTTCCCATgcctcttttgctttttactcTCTTTAACCCTCCTTCGCCTCGCTTTCTTTCTCTCTGTCCTGCCGCCCTTCAATTTCTGCTATCGCCTATATCGTTGCGGTTCTGATTCCCTAATTTCTGGAACGGTAACCTAGTAAGACGCTAAAGTAACTCACTTTCTCTCCATgttacattttctttttctttttccctgcCTAATTGTATCACGTTACAAGCATCGTTTGTGAAATTCATCACCATATGTCTTCCCATTTGCCCCcaaaattcttcttctctcacCTTTCCTAACTAATTCATCATCCCTTCATGACTTTGTTacttatttgtttattttaaatttgcTGCATAATCccattctgtttatttttagttttggaAAATCAAAAATTGGTTTGCTGATCAGCCAAAATTGAATGCTATGAACTTGAACTTGAAATACTCATTGTTCAGGAGTTTAGAGCAAAGTTTTACAATAAAAGGAGATAATTAACAGAAGAGACATACTCACACTGTAGAGAGACCTGCTATTAAGAACATTAGAATCTTCTTATTTTTACTTATTATGGTTAAGGgtgctttattttttttagcaGCAAAGTGTTAAGAACGATCATTACTTTCCTTTGCATTTGAATGCGAAGATGTGTTTGTACATTACAATACTGTTTGACAGTGATTTACTATTAGCATTTTGAAGATTTCCTGTTAATAGTAGATGGATCACCTTGGTTTGCTATCACCCCCTACTAAATATGGTTGATTTCGTGCACTTCTAGAGCTAGGAATAGTGACATAATGAACTGTACATTTGACATTGCGTTAAGCAATCATTGCAaacttcatggctggatttttCTACTTATCATGTACTTGCTACTTGGTAATAGTATCTCTAGCAATAGCTGTTTGgtttttttactattaactaGATTATATTTGAAACAGCCATGTTTGTGGTGAGAGCTGAGATTTTGTTCACTATTGACTATGCAACATATATTCTGGATTTTGTGCATTATTTGCATCATGGTGTTACATTCTCGATCGTTGAAGTATGATGTGGCTCAATCTGAATTTCAAATAGAATATCACTTTGTATAATTAATGTGTAACgatgatttattattattatattgtgAATCATGCTGATCTTAGTATGCACATTTATTTTGCTAGTTAATGGTGTGTAGTATGTTAAACATTTTCGCTTATATTTTTTACAGATGGTCCTTCCTTGATATTGATGATAACTCTGTAGATGACTGCTGTGGCCTTGTAATGGCAGCTGGAAAGTCTGGAAATTTGAGGATGGTGGAACCTCTAAAACATCCATCTACAAAGAAGCCCCGAAGAGATCAGAGCAGGGGGAAATCATCTGGAAGGTCCTCTATGACTGAAGTTATGGAACAACAAATTTGGAAAGATTTTCCAGAGGATTTAATAGAGGCTGTGATTGCTCGACTTCCCATTGCCACATTTTTCCGTTTCCGTTCTGTATGCTGGCGTTGGAATTCCTTGCTGAATTCTCCAAGTTTTTCTCAGCATTGTGCGCAAGTTCAACACGCAAACCCGTGGTTTTATATCATAACCCAAGAGCGTGCAAATTCAGGAGCCATGTACGACCCTTCTATTAAAAAGTGGTATCACCCAACCGTGTCAGCACTGCCCTCAAAGTTGATTCTTTTCCCAGTGGCGTCTGCTGGGGGGCTAGTTTGCTTTCTTGAAATTGGTCAGCGAAACTTCTTTGTTTGCAACCCATTGACTCAATCCTTCAAGGAGTTACCTGCTAGGTCAGTTAAGGTCTGGTCTCCGGTTGCTGTAGGGATGACAGCAAATGGGAACTTAACTGGTGCAGGCTACAAGATCCTATGGGTTACTTGTGATGGAGAATATGAGGTTTATGACTCCATGAGGAAGTCTTGGAGCCGTCCAGGAAACATGCCTGTAGGTATTAAGCTGCCATTAGCACTCAACTTCAAGTCCCAATCTATTTCTATTGACAGCACAATTTACTTCATGCATTCGGATCCAGAAGGGATTGTTTCCTATGATATAGCAACTGGGGTTTGGAAACAGTACATAATCCCAGCCCCATTGCATCTAACTGACCACACATTGGCCGAGTGTGATGGCCGGATTATGCTTGTTGGGTTGCTCACAAAAAATGCAGCCACCTGCGTATGCATATGGGAGCTGCAGAAGATGACGCTCTTATGGAAGGAGGTAGACAGAATGCCAAATGAATGGTGCTTGGACTTATATGGGAAGCACATTAAAATGACTTGCCTGGGGAACAAAGGTTTGCTTATGTTGTCCTTGAGATCGAAACACATGAATCGATTGGTTACTTACAACATAGCAAGCAGGGAATGGCTGAAGGTTCCTGGGTGTGTGGCGCCACGTGGAAGAAAGCGGCAGTCTATAGCATGTGGTACTGCATTTCATCCATGCTTAACTGCAGTGGCTTGATTTAGCTTTTACGATACAGCAATGGTGTGACATTTTCCCCTCCACTGATGTGTTTTCTGGCTGTTGGTGCCGATGTATTAACGATAAGTGTTCATTGCTGGCTAAACAAAGTGTATGAAAAGATGATATAAGTTTGTAATGATTTGTGTTTCTTCATGCTATCAAGCATGTACCTGATAACCTAGTTTTTTATTCAATATGTTTGTGAAGAAAAGTGATATCTATGGTTTATACTTTATAGGTTACAGCGATTCAGTTTCTTCATACTGTCCAGTTTTATGATTGTGTAGGTCTCTTATGTTTTGAGTGATTGGCTTTCATTTGAACCCTTGAGGGCGAAGGTTTTGATTTAGGGACGGATCTGCTTGGATCTATGATAAATGTT is a window from the Arachis stenosperma cultivar V10309 chromosome 3, arast.V10309.gnm1.PFL2, whole genome shotgun sequence genome containing:
- the LOC130969361 gene encoding F-box only protein 6 is translated as MLRHLIAHLHQLLHTSSTTSPTSPSSSFILQSSSLHNHPRWSFLDIDDNSVDDCCGLVMAAGKSGNLRMVEPLKHPSTKKPRRDQSRGKSSGRSSMTEVMEQQIWKDFPEDLIEAVIARLPIATFFRFRSVCWRWNSLLNSPSFSQHCAQVQHANPWFYIITQERANSGAMYDPSIKKWYHPTVSALPSKLILFPVASAGGLVCFLEIGQRNFFVCNPLTQSFKELPARSVKVWSPVAVGMTANGNLTGAGYKILWVTCDGEYEVYDSMRKSWSRPGNMPVGIKLPLALNFKSQSISIDSTIYFMHSDPEGIVSYDIATGVWKQYIIPAPLHLTDHTLAECDGRIMLVGLLTKNAATCVCIWELQKMTLLWKEVDRMPNEWCLDLYGKHIKMTCLGNKGLLMLSLRSKHMNRLVTYNIASREWLKVPGCVAPRGRKRQSIACGTAFHPCLTAVA